From one Nonomuraea polychroma genomic stretch:
- a CDS encoding NEW3 domain-containing protein yields MRPSLVLHRRTSAAASAALLIAAGLIVGPVAARAEATARGDQTIVVAPAGAKNADDKGPASAGRPLATLEEAQRRARQAAAEGNRDVTVELLDGTYRLTAPLRFDAADSGRNGHTVTWKARRGAKPVLTGAKPVTGWVLDDAATGVYKAQVGTGFDSRQLYVDGVMAQRARTKLARDDIKLNATGFTVNNPGLAYLATLPDQKRIDFQAMLSFTNRFAPVQSISGSTVVMQQPAWDNNTYGYDTIQSPFRTPTFFLLNSRKFLDEPGEWYLDTSAGTLYYKPLAGQDLSRARVELPRLESLLQVGGTYDEPARNLRFEGLTFTGTTWMHPSTADGYANQQTGTFISGVQPHRPTDAFTSCAVGCKGFEGARNGWAQAPAAVQVSAAENVSFAGATFVNLGSVGLGIGNDANAHASGVGLGAHKVTVTGSTFTASAGGGIVVGGVRPDAHHPSDPRMVNSDIKISDNRVYATALEYQDQDAIFASYVTRLTIEHNYVSDMPYTGIGVGFGWGANDPGGSPEYINRGLYDFQPIYDTPTTSSDVRVVGNHVRNVIQTMNDAGCIYTLSAMSRSTIDENYCENSGQLGLYFDEGSRYLSANRNVFVNTAGQWAHANNQNGNHTGNLTLTGNFATNPAITGIVNGQRGNVTRDNTAITSGNLPIAASEVIHKAGPTGQYRGPADPQRPPVGAYLVAEPVSVSAGGTSTVTATVANIGDSPASGLRARITVPERWQAVPIGEPLKPDLPAGASATVSWKVTAPGSVTTPVDRAPVTMSLTFQAGRTEYALKRSLTLTALNPLTSLKGYGSVPSRFAEAGSAYAILTSGTDIWQDGGGSFDEYGAIYQDDAVGTTATVTARVTEMDNTNSWAKAGVVIRNDLTAAASSPGYAVMVVTPGNGVAFQWDSNGNGYLDSFSAVSGTKAPAWVRLVRSGNEVSGYYSTNGTDWIKVGPTATLPGIAGTQDAGLIATSHAAGVTGQFSFSDFRVST; encoded by the coding sequence GTGCGTCCGTCACTCGTGCTGCACAGACGAACATCGGCTGCGGCGTCGGCCGCCTTACTGATCGCGGCCGGACTCATCGTCGGCCCGGTCGCCGCCCGGGCGGAGGCCACGGCCCGGGGAGACCAGACGATCGTGGTCGCGCCCGCCGGGGCCAAGAACGCCGACGACAAGGGCCCGGCCAGCGCCGGACGGCCGCTGGCGACCCTGGAGGAGGCACAACGGCGGGCGCGCCAGGCGGCCGCGGAGGGCAACCGCGACGTCACCGTCGAACTCCTCGACGGCACCTATCGGCTGACCGCACCGCTGCGGTTCGACGCCGCCGACTCCGGCCGGAACGGGCACACCGTGACCTGGAAGGCCAGGCGCGGAGCCAAGCCCGTGCTGACCGGCGCCAAGCCCGTCACCGGCTGGGTGCTCGACGACGCCGCGACGGGCGTCTACAAGGCCCAGGTCGGCACCGGATTCGACAGCCGGCAGCTCTACGTCGACGGCGTCATGGCACAGCGGGCACGCACCAAGCTGGCCCGCGACGACATCAAGCTCAACGCGACCGGCTTCACCGTCAACAACCCCGGTCTCGCCTACCTGGCCACGCTGCCCGACCAGAAGCGCATCGACTTCCAGGCGATGTTGTCGTTCACCAACCGTTTCGCGCCCGTGCAGAGCATCTCCGGCTCCACGGTCGTCATGCAGCAACCAGCCTGGGACAACAACACCTACGGTTACGACACCATCCAGTCTCCGTTCCGCACGCCGACCTTCTTCCTGCTGAACTCCAGGAAGTTCCTGGACGAGCCCGGCGAGTGGTACCTGGACACGAGTGCCGGGACGCTCTACTACAAGCCGCTCGCCGGGCAGGATCTCTCACGTGCGCGCGTCGAGCTGCCGCGGCTGGAGTCGCTGCTGCAGGTCGGCGGGACGTACGACGAGCCTGCCCGCAACCTGCGGTTCGAGGGCCTGACCTTCACCGGCACCACATGGATGCACCCCAGCACTGCCGACGGATACGCCAACCAGCAGACCGGCACGTTCATCAGCGGCGTTCAGCCGCACCGGCCGACCGACGCGTTCACCTCGTGCGCGGTCGGCTGCAAGGGATTCGAAGGAGCGCGCAACGGCTGGGCACAGGCACCCGCCGCGGTGCAGGTGTCAGCCGCGGAGAATGTCAGCTTCGCCGGCGCCACCTTCGTGAACCTCGGTTCCGTCGGGCTCGGCATCGGCAACGACGCCAACGCCCACGCCAGCGGCGTGGGATTGGGCGCGCACAAGGTGACGGTCACGGGAAGCACCTTCACCGCGAGCGCCGGCGGCGGCATCGTGGTCGGCGGTGTACGGCCCGACGCCCACCACCCCTCCGACCCGCGCATGGTCAACAGCGACATAAAGATCAGTGACAACCGGGTCTACGCGACCGCGCTCGAATACCAGGACCAGGACGCGATCTTCGCCAGCTACGTCACGCGGCTGACCATCGAGCACAACTACGTCTCGGACATGCCCTACACCGGCATCGGCGTCGGTTTCGGCTGGGGCGCCAACGACCCGGGCGGCAGCCCCGAGTACATCAACCGCGGGCTCTACGACTTCCAGCCGATCTACGACACCCCGACGACCTCGAGCGATGTCCGCGTGGTGGGTAACCACGTGCGCAACGTCATCCAGACGATGAACGACGCCGGCTGCATCTACACCCTCTCCGCGATGTCCCGCAGCACGATCGACGAGAACTACTGCGAGAACAGCGGGCAGCTCGGCCTGTACTTCGACGAGGGCTCGCGGTACCTGTCCGCGAACCGCAACGTGTTCGTCAACACCGCGGGGCAGTGGGCGCATGCCAACAACCAGAACGGCAACCACACCGGCAACCTCACACTGACCGGAAACTTCGCGACCAACCCGGCCATCACCGGCATCGTCAACGGCCAGCGCGGCAATGTCACACGCGACAACACCGCCATCACCTCCGGCAATCTCCCGATCGCGGCCAGCGAAGTGATCCACAAGGCGGGTCCGACCGGCCAGTACCGCGGTCCAGCCGACCCGCAGCGCCCGCCGGTCGGCGCCTACCTCGTGGCCGAACCGGTCAGCGTGAGCGCCGGTGGTACGAGCACGGTCACCGCCACGGTCGCGAACATCGGTGACAGCCCGGCTTCCGGCCTGCGTGCCCGGATCACCGTCCCCGAGAGGTGGCAGGCCGTGCCCATCGGCGAGCCGCTGAAGCCGGACCTCCCCGCGGGCGCCTCGGCCACCGTGTCGTGGAAGGTCACGGCGCCCGGGTCGGTCACGACCCCGGTCGACCGCGCGCCGGTCACGATGTCACTGACGTTCCAGGCAGGCAGGACCGAGTACGCGCTGAAGAGGTCGCTGACACTGACCGCGCTCAACCCGCTGACGTCCCTGAAGGGGTACGGCTCGGTGCCGAGCCGGTTCGCCGAAGCCGGATCCGCGTACGCCATCCTGACCTCCGGCACCGACATCTGGCAGGACGGCGGCGGGTCATTCGACGAGTACGGCGCCATCTACCAGGACGACGCGGTCGGAACCACCGCCACGGTGACGGCCCGGGTCACCGAGATGGACAACACCAACTCCTGGGCCAAGGCGGGTGTCGTCATCCGCAACGATCTCACCGCCGCCGCGTCGTCGCCCGGGTACGCCGTCATGGTCGTCACCCCCGGCAACGGGGTCGCCTTCCAGTGGGACTCCAACGGCAACGGTTACCTCGACTCGTTCAGCGCAGTCTCTGGGACCAAGGCGCCGGCCTGGGTCCGCCTCGTCCGCTCCGGCAACGAGGTCAGCGGCTACTACTCCACGAACGGCACCGATTGGATCAAGGTCGGCCCGACCGCCACCCTGCCCGGCATCGCCGGAACGCAGGACGCGGGGTTGATCGCGACCTCTCACGCGGCCGGCGTGACAGGCCAGTTCAGCTTCAGCGACTTCAGAGTGAGCACGTAG
- a CDS encoding mandelate racemase/muconate lactonizing enzyme family protein yields the protein MRISGYRTLTTVHEWGRPVGDANGVYADGNVPVPIIMVDTDEGITGVGLGPHTHLDTIFAAVEGEDPRGVTALYDRMLRQTFKAGHAGAVFGTIGALDTALWDIKAQAAGEPLWRLLGGRDRRVPAYASGLDISLTDEELLSLYQVYARHGLRAAKIKGGLDIDRDRHRLTLVREVLTEAGHGSRPGLMLDVNEAWTRKQAVRHVRELERTLDLTWIEEPVRRWDAEGLAVVGRGVRASVATGENLTGLEQYRPLLAAGAVDIVQMAAVWGITHFLRVSALAHAHDLPVSPIGTTPIALLHAATSVPNHLISELQDLQPPLGVSLDLTVEDGAFILGDSAGLGVTIDEDAVTSFTRRPDDGMTAETPNVRPEHAGRRLLAVADHGAASHRQLTP from the coding sequence ATGCGTATTTCGGGGTATCGCACGCTGACGACGGTGCATGAATGGGGCCGCCCCGTCGGTGACGCCAACGGCGTCTACGCCGACGGGAACGTGCCGGTGCCGATCATCATGGTCGACACCGACGAGGGGATCACCGGGGTCGGCCTCGGGCCGCACACGCACCTCGACACCATCTTCGCCGCCGTCGAAGGCGAGGATCCGCGCGGCGTGACGGCGCTCTACGACCGCATGCTGCGGCAGACCTTCAAGGCCGGCCACGCGGGCGCCGTGTTCGGGACCATCGGCGCGCTCGACACCGCTCTGTGGGACATCAAGGCGCAGGCCGCCGGCGAACCGCTCTGGCGCCTGCTGGGCGGTCGCGACCGGCGGGTTCCCGCCTACGCCTCCGGCCTGGACATCAGCCTGACCGACGAGGAACTCCTCTCCCTTTACCAGGTCTACGCCCGGCACGGGCTGCGGGCGGCCAAGATCAAGGGCGGCCTCGACATCGACCGCGACCGGCACCGCCTGACACTGGTACGAGAGGTCCTGACCGAGGCCGGGCACGGATCGCGACCGGGCCTGATGCTCGACGTGAACGAGGCCTGGACCCGCAAGCAGGCGGTCCGGCACGTCCGCGAGCTCGAACGCACACTGGATCTCACGTGGATCGAAGAGCCGGTCCGGCGGTGGGACGCCGAAGGCCTGGCCGTCGTCGGCCGCGGGGTCCGTGCCTCGGTCGCCACGGGGGAGAATCTCACCGGTCTCGAGCAGTATCGACCGCTGCTGGCCGCGGGAGCCGTCGACATCGTCCAGATGGCCGCCGTCTGGGGGATCACCCATTTCCTGCGAGTATCCGCTCTGGCACACGCCCATGACCTGCCGGTCAGTCCGATCGGCACCACCCCGATCGCCCTGCTGCACGCCGCGACGTCGGTACCGAACCACCTGATCAGCGAGCTGCAGGACCTGCAGCCACCACTCGGCGTGTCCCTCGACCTGACCGTCGAGGACGGCGCGTTCATCCTCGGAGACTCCGCGGGCCTGGGCGTCACGATCGACGAGGACGCCGTCACCTCGTTCACCCGTCGGCCGGACGACGGCATGACGGCCGAGACCCCCAACGTCCGGCCCGAGCACGCCGGACGGCGACTGCTGGCGGTGGCCGATCACGGCGCCGCATCGCATCGCCAGCTCACCCCCTAG
- a CDS encoding carbohydrate ABC transporter permease, which translates to MPGKRLGRWVAAVPMALLALATIYPLVFTTNVAMKTRREYILDRFSPTTSLHLENIAAAWNSVGMARYFANSLIVVTVSVVLLLLFGSMAGFALSQLRFRGSSALFLGCLAALFVPFQVIMVPLARIMTDSGLIDTYPGLILAYVAQFLPFTIFLMTSHYRTIPVEIIHAARIDGNSTYGVYRRIMIPLGAPALLSVGILDALFCWNDVLIALLMMPSPEHRTLMVGVTSLRGQYSDNIPQFASGVLIAAIPVLLIYLFLQRQIADGVTAGSTKG; encoded by the coding sequence ATGCCCGGCAAGCGCTTGGGCAGGTGGGTGGCCGCCGTCCCGATGGCGCTCCTCGCGCTGGCGACCATCTATCCCCTCGTGTTCACCACCAACGTCGCCATGAAGACCCGGCGGGAGTACATCCTCGACCGGTTCTCCCCCACGACCTCCCTGCACCTGGAGAACATCGCTGCGGCGTGGAACAGCGTCGGCATGGCGCGCTACTTCGCCAACTCGCTCATCGTGGTGACGGTCTCGGTGGTCCTGCTGCTGCTCTTCGGGTCGATGGCCGGCTTCGCGCTGAGTCAGTTGCGGTTCCGCGGCTCCTCGGCGTTGTTCCTGGGCTGCCTTGCGGCGCTGTTCGTCCCGTTCCAGGTGATCATGGTGCCGCTGGCCCGGATCATGACGGACAGCGGCCTCATCGACACCTACCCGGGACTCATTCTGGCCTACGTCGCACAGTTCCTCCCGTTCACCATCTTCCTGATGACGAGCCACTACAGGACCATCCCGGTGGAGATCATCCACGCGGCAAGGATCGACGGGAACTCCACCTACGGCGTCTACCGGCGGATCATGATCCCGCTCGGTGCTCCGGCCCTGTTGTCGGTCGGCATCCTCGATGCCCTGTTCTGCTGGAACGACGTGCTCATCGCCCTGCTGATGATGCCCTCGCCAGAGCATCGCACCCTCATGGTCGGGGTCACCTCGCTGCGCGGGCAGTACTCGGACAACATCCCCCAGTTCGCCTCAGGAGTTCTGATCGCCGCGATACCCGTCCTGTTGATCTATCTCTTCCTTCAGCGTCAGATCGCCGACGGTGTCACCGCCGGCTCCACGAAGGGCTGA
- a CDS encoding carbohydrate ABC transporter permease → MPIGGSSPAVRSAQAERTAGAEVEQPGRHGTGRTSRRVPRGARAERLAPFVLVAPAVLIIVALRLWPLLLGVNFSFTGDGERNGTFVGFDNYAELLNDPLFRTALRNVGLLVILLPVAVAIPGLLATFIYLRVPGHRVFRGVYFFPAVLSPVIVGAIFNLMLGFDGPLNTALAQIGLGPIDWLGDPGIAMFTVVGVHIWATFGMALVVFLAGFSTLDAALLDAARMDGASLPQIIWHVIVPGLSRTIQFVFVTTMIGMLTSMFGLLYVMTSGGPEGSTYLPEFYVWIQQGQMNRPALASAASTVLFLIMLVVGILQVSVLRRAGRED, encoded by the coding sequence GTGCCGATCGGAGGCTCGTCACCGGCTGTCCGCTCGGCGCAGGCGGAGCGGACCGCCGGAGCAGAGGTCGAGCAGCCAGGGCGCCACGGCACCGGGAGGACCTCGCGGCGCGTCCCCCGCGGGGCGCGGGCCGAGCGTCTCGCGCCCTTCGTCCTGGTGGCTCCGGCCGTACTGATCATCGTGGCGCTGCGGTTGTGGCCGCTCCTGCTGGGCGTCAACTTCTCCTTCACCGGCGACGGCGAGCGCAACGGGACCTTCGTCGGCTTCGACAACTACGCCGAACTGCTGAACGATCCGTTGTTCCGCACCGCGCTGCGCAATGTCGGCTTGCTGGTGATCCTGCTTCCCGTCGCGGTGGCGATCCCCGGCCTGCTGGCGACCTTCATCTACCTGCGGGTGCCCGGGCATCGGGTCTTCCGCGGCGTCTACTTCTTCCCGGCCGTGCTCTCGCCGGTGATCGTCGGTGCGATCTTCAACCTGATGCTCGGCTTCGACGGCCCGCTGAACACCGCCCTGGCGCAGATCGGCCTCGGCCCCATCGACTGGCTCGGCGACCCGGGCATCGCCATGTTCACGGTCGTCGGCGTGCACATCTGGGCGACGTTCGGGATGGCCCTGGTGGTGTTCCTCGCCGGATTCTCCACGCTGGACGCCGCGCTCCTGGACGCCGCCCGGATGGACGGCGCGTCACTGCCCCAGATCATCTGGCATGTCATCGTCCCGGGCCTGTCCCGCACCATCCAGTTCGTGTTCGTGACCACCATGATCGGAATGCTGACGTCCATGTTCGGCCTGCTGTACGTCATGACCAGCGGCGGCCCTGAAGGTTCGACATACTTGCCGGAGTTCTACGTCTGGATCCAGCAGGGACAGATGAACCGCCCGGCACTCGCCTCGGCCGCATCGACGGTGCTGTTCCTCATCATGCTCGTGGTCGGAATCCTGCAGGTGAGCGTGCTCCGCCGTGCGGGGAGGGAAGACTGA
- a CDS encoding ABC transporter substrate-binding protein produces MRQRTLWSVVLVTGLAVAGCGSAAPTQSSSGESRSRIVVWDWKSGEPAVASYLEKAKADFAKKHPNVTVEFVAQPFDQYYTLLGAATQSGKGPDVMLFNGGGQLRDRVDTLLPLDQYVAEDRQRLAGWDAFSKDGKIYAAPVTLQGHPIYYNKTIYQKAGLDPANPPKTWNEFVSGCAAIKKTAGARCFALGNKEGFGIQFFMSGLGPGILTPKEYDDWISGKRDWTSPHVKEIFALWKKVNDDGLNNDGANSTALFNDAFAVFNTGKAANIIGLMSDIGHWKDFGEFLGADQVGVMTAPVVTDGAASVLPYDGGIGYGVAKSTKNPQLAADLVRSLTSTGALTAFYTGAGAITSDTTIDVSQGAPAVAAIVPQIKSGKPALHVALSSKTLDLMGRLSQQLLSGSASVDDVVKQLAASDKAS; encoded by the coding sequence ATGAGGCAGCGAACACTATGGTCGGTCGTCCTCGTCACGGGACTGGCCGTGGCCGGCTGCGGAAGCGCCGCACCGACGCAATCCTCCTCCGGGGAGTCCAGGAGCAGGATCGTGGTCTGGGACTGGAAATCCGGCGAACCGGCCGTGGCCTCCTACCTTGAGAAGGCCAAGGCCGACTTCGCCAAGAAACATCCCAATGTCACCGTCGAGTTCGTGGCCCAGCCGTTCGATCAGTACTACACGCTCTTGGGCGCGGCGACCCAGTCGGGAAAGGGCCCCGACGTCATGCTCTTCAACGGCGGCGGCCAGCTCCGCGACCGGGTGGACACGCTCCTGCCGCTGGACCAGTACGTTGCCGAGGACAGGCAGCGGCTGGCGGGCTGGGACGCCTTCAGCAAGGACGGCAAGATCTACGCCGCCCCGGTGACGCTGCAGGGCCACCCGATCTACTACAACAAGACGATCTATCAGAAGGCGGGGCTGGATCCGGCGAACCCGCCGAAGACGTGGAACGAGTTCGTCAGTGGCTGCGCCGCCATCAAGAAGACGGCCGGCGCCAGGTGCTTCGCCCTCGGCAACAAGGAAGGCTTCGGGATCCAGTTCTTCATGTCGGGACTCGGACCGGGCATCCTGACGCCCAAGGAGTACGACGACTGGATCTCCGGTAAACGCGACTGGACCTCTCCCCATGTGAAGGAGATCTTCGCCCTGTGGAAGAAGGTCAACGACGACGGCCTGAACAACGACGGGGCCAACTCCACCGCGCTGTTCAACGACGCCTTCGCCGTCTTCAACACCGGTAAGGCCGCCAACATCATCGGGCTGATGTCGGATATCGGACACTGGAAGGACTTCGGCGAGTTTCTGGGCGCCGACCAGGTCGGCGTCATGACCGCCCCGGTGGTCACCGACGGAGCCGCATCCGTGCTCCCCTACGACGGCGGCATCGGTTACGGGGTCGCCAAATCGACCAAGAATCCCCAGCTGGCCGCGGACCTGGTGCGATCGCTGACCTCGACCGGCGCGCTGACCGCCTTCTACACCGGCGCCGGCGCGATCACCTCCGACACCACGATCGACGTGTCGCAGGGCGCCCCCGCCGTGGCGGCGATCGTGCCCCAGATCAAGAGCGGCAAGCCCGCACTGCACGTCGCGTTGTCCAGCAAGACCCTCGACCTGATGGGCCGGCTGTCCCAGCAGCTCCTGAGCGGGTCGGCGAGCGTCGATGACGTGGTGAAGCAACTGGCCGCTTCCGACAAGGCGAGTTGA
- a CDS encoding FadR/GntR family transcriptional regulator, producing the protein MTASQESPGSVSASPAWVRRPASLAKAVTAELVERIVRGVHPSGTPLPPEPVLCETFSVSRTVVREAVKILQEKGLVQVRQGAGTMVTPRTMWDMLDELVLAATIDMDESLGILDDLVVTRRLLESDMAYLAARVAGEETTERLRALVDRMDELVDDHVTYADHDRAFHDTIMQASGNRIARGVVRALESQVINTARYMGKTERALCVASNQGHRRIYERIAAHDPDGASEAMFTHITEAWLVRRNAPSAPVRLQR; encoded by the coding sequence ATGACGGCATCGCAGGAATCGCCCGGCAGCGTCTCCGCGTCGCCTGCATGGGTCCGACGGCCGGCCAGTCTCGCCAAGGCGGTGACGGCGGAGCTCGTCGAGCGCATCGTCCGCGGCGTGCACCCCTCCGGCACGCCCCTTCCCCCCGAGCCCGTGCTGTGCGAGACCTTCTCGGTGAGCCGGACCGTCGTCCGCGAGGCCGTGAAGATCCTCCAGGAGAAGGGACTCGTGCAGGTCCGCCAGGGCGCGGGGACCATGGTGACCCCGCGCACGATGTGGGACATGCTCGACGAGCTCGTGCTCGCGGCGACCATCGACATGGACGAGAGCCTGGGGATTCTCGACGATCTCGTCGTCACACGCCGTCTGCTCGAGTCCGACATGGCCTACCTCGCCGCCCGCGTGGCGGGCGAGGAGACCACCGAGCGGCTGCGTGCTCTGGTGGACCGGATGGACGAGCTCGTGGACGACCACGTCACGTATGCCGACCACGACCGCGCCTTCCACGACACGATCATGCAGGCGTCCGGCAACCGCATCGCCCGGGGCGTGGTGCGAGCGCTGGAGAGCCAAGTGATCAACACCGCCCGATACATGGGCAAGACGGAACGCGCCCTGTGCGTGGCGTCCAACCAGGGCCATCGCCGGATCTATGAACGCATCGCCGCCCATGACCCCGATGGCGCCAGCGAAGCGATGTTCACGCACATCACCGAGGCCTGGCTCGTCCGGCGCAACGCACCCAGCGCCCCCGTGCGCCTGCAACGTTAG
- a CDS encoding FadR/GntR family transcriptional regulator has product MSLTDEAISRIRALIQSGELPPGARLPPEHQLAAQLGVSRNPLREAVKALVVARVLDVRRGDGTFVTSLEPRLLLEGLGLAVELLRDDTLLEIVQVRRMLEPAATALAASRISAEQLDEIGEHLNAMRAACDDVEKLNHHDAAFHRAVVRATGNETLSTLLDGISGRTLRMRVWRGTVEAGSSHKTVAEHEAIYHALAAGDATLAQAAALMHIGTTETWLRSVLGDVEDSRDRGVNVEGAQLGEEETR; this is encoded by the coding sequence ATGTCCCTGACCGACGAGGCGATCTCCCGCATCCGGGCCCTCATCCAGTCGGGCGAGCTGCCACCGGGGGCGCGGCTGCCGCCGGAGCACCAGCTCGCCGCCCAGCTCGGCGTCTCCCGCAACCCGCTGCGCGAGGCGGTCAAGGCGCTGGTCGTGGCCCGGGTCCTTGACGTACGGCGGGGCGACGGCACCTTCGTGACCAGCCTGGAGCCGCGGCTGTTGCTGGAAGGGCTGGGACTGGCCGTCGAGCTGCTGCGCGACGACACCCTGCTGGAGATCGTCCAGGTACGGCGGATGCTCGAGCCCGCGGCGACCGCCCTCGCCGCGTCCCGGATCTCCGCCGAGCAACTCGACGAGATCGGCGAGCACCTGAACGCGATGCGCGCCGCCTGCGATGACGTGGAGAAGCTGAACCACCACGACGCCGCCTTCCACCGCGCCGTCGTGCGGGCGACCGGTAACGAGACGCTGTCCACCCTGCTCGACGGAATCTCCGGCCGCACGCTGCGGATGCGGGTGTGGCGCGGCACGGTGGAGGCAGGCAGCTCGCACAAGACCGTCGCCGAGCACGAGGCGATCTACCACGCCCTGGCCGCCGGCGACGCGACGCTCGCCCAGGCCGCGGCGCTCATGCACATCGGCACGACCGAGACCTGGCTGCGCTCGGTGTTGGGAGACGTCGAGGACTCCCGTGACCGGGGTGTGAATGTCGAGGGCGCCCAGCTCGGCGAGGAGGAGACACGATGA
- a CDS encoding L-fuconate dehydratase, with protein MAELITAIEAHDIRFPTSRHLDGSDAMNPEPDYSAAYVIVRTGDGQEGHGLAFTVGRGNEIAVAAVESLAPLVTGRPVAEVLGDLGGVSRRLTGDSQLRWLGPEKGVIHMAAGAVLNALWDLRARRAGKPLWRLLSELPPEEIVDVVDFRYLEDALTREEALAILRGAEPGRAERRARLLAEGYPAYTTTPGWLGYTDDKLVRLAEEAVADGFRQIKLKVGADLAEDVRRVRLAREAVGPDVRIAVDANQAWNVGQAIEWLAPLAEFDLYWIEEPTSPDDVLGHAAIRKQVAPIKVATGEHTHNRVMFKQFLQAGALDILQLDAARVAGVNENIAILLLAAKFGVPVCPHAGGVGLCEMVQHLSMFDYVAVSGTAEDRVIEYIDHLHDHFTDPVVIRDGRYLAPARPGGGAEMHPASRAEYAYPHGPQWAAVAAGAV; from the coding sequence GTGGCCGAGCTGATCACCGCCATCGAGGCCCACGACATCCGATTCCCCACCTCACGGCACCTCGACGGCTCCGACGCCATGAACCCCGAGCCTGACTACTCAGCCGCGTACGTGATCGTGCGGACCGGTGACGGGCAGGAAGGGCACGGGCTCGCCTTCACCGTCGGGCGCGGCAACGAGATCGCCGTCGCCGCCGTGGAGTCGCTGGCGCCGCTGGTCACCGGGCGGCCGGTGGCCGAGGTGCTCGGCGATCTGGGTGGGGTGTCCCGCCGGCTCACCGGCGACAGCCAGCTGCGCTGGCTCGGCCCGGAGAAGGGCGTCATTCACATGGCGGCCGGAGCCGTGCTCAACGCTCTGTGGGACCTTCGTGCGCGCAGGGCGGGCAAGCCGCTGTGGCGGCTGCTGTCGGAGCTGCCGCCGGAGGAGATCGTCGACGTCGTCGACTTCCGCTACCTGGAGGACGCGCTCACCCGGGAGGAGGCGCTGGCCATCCTGCGCGGCGCCGAGCCGGGCCGTGCCGAGCGCCGCGCACGCCTGCTGGCCGAGGGCTACCCGGCCTACACCACCACTCCCGGCTGGCTCGGGTACACCGACGACAAGCTGGTCCGGCTGGCGGAGGAGGCGGTCGCCGACGGGTTTCGCCAGATCAAGCTGAAAGTCGGCGCCGACCTGGCCGAGGACGTCCGGCGCGTACGGCTGGCCCGCGAGGCGGTCGGCCCCGATGTGCGCATCGCCGTGGACGCCAACCAGGCATGGAACGTCGGCCAGGCGATCGAGTGGCTGGCCCCGCTCGCCGAGTTCGACCTGTACTGGATCGAGGAGCCCACCTCGCCCGACGACGTGCTCGGCCACGCCGCCATCCGCAAGCAGGTGGCGCCCATCAAGGTCGCCACCGGCGAGCACACCCACAACCGGGTGATGTTCAAGCAGTTCCTGCAGGCGGGCGCGCTCGACATCCTGCAGCTCGACGCCGCCAGAGTCGCCGGGGTCAACGAGAACATCGCCATCCTCCTGCTGGCCGCCAAGTTCGGGGTGCCGGTGTGCCCGCACGCGGGCGGCGTCGGCCTGTGCGAGATGGTCCAGCATCTGTCGATGTTCGACTACGTGGCCGTCAGCGGCACGGCCGAGGACCGCGTCATCGAGTACATCGACCATCTGCACGACCACTTCACCGACCCGGTCGTGATCCGGGACGGCCGATACCTCGCCCCCGCACGTCCGGGTGGGGGCGCCGAGATGCATCCGGCATCCCGCGCCGAGTACGCCTACCCGCACGGCCCCCAGTGGGCCGCCGTCGCGGCGGGTGCGGTGTGA